One window of Enterobacter sp. RHBSTW-00175 genomic DNA carries:
- the rnd gene encoding ribonuclease D: MITTNDELASLCEVTRDFPAIALDTEFVRTRTYYPQLGLIQMYDGKHVSLIDPLGITDWSPMRELLLDTGVTKYLHAGSEDLEVFLNTFGIMPQPLIDTQILAAFSNRPLSWGFAAMVEEYTGIALDKSESRTDWLARPLTERQLEYAAADVFYLLPIAGQLMKEAEASGWLPAALDECRMTQQRRQEVVSPKEAWRDISNAWQLRTRQLACLQLLADWRLRKARERDLAVNFVVREEHLWAVARYMPGSMGELDSIGLSGSEIRFHGKTLLALVEKAQQTPDDALPEPLLNLMDMPGYRKAFKDIKALVQDVATESKLGAELLASRRQINQLLNWHWKLKTQNGLPEMMAGWRGELMADRLNTLLEGYPR, translated from the coding sequence CGCCATCGCGCTGGATACCGAGTTTGTCCGCACCCGAACGTACTACCCGCAGCTGGGTTTGATTCAGATGTACGACGGTAAACATGTTTCACTTATCGATCCGCTTGGTATTACCGACTGGTCGCCGATGCGTGAGCTGCTGCTGGATACTGGCGTCACCAAATACCTGCACGCCGGCAGTGAAGATCTGGAAGTGTTTCTCAACACCTTTGGCATCATGCCGCAACCCCTGATTGATACGCAGATCCTGGCGGCATTCAGCAATCGTCCACTCTCATGGGGCTTTGCGGCAATGGTTGAGGAGTACACGGGTATCGCGCTGGATAAAAGCGAATCCCGTACCGACTGGCTGGCGCGCCCGTTAACCGAACGTCAGCTGGAATATGCTGCGGCAGACGTGTTTTATCTGCTGCCGATTGCTGGCCAACTGATGAAAGAAGCTGAAGCCTCTGGCTGGTTGCCTGCGGCGCTGGACGAGTGTCGCATGACACAGCAGCGTCGTCAGGAAGTGGTCTCCCCGAAAGAGGCCTGGCGCGATATCAGCAACGCATGGCAGCTGCGTACGCGTCAGTTGGCCTGTTTGCAGTTGCTGGCCGACTGGCGCCTGCGTAAAGCGCGCGAGCGCGATCTGGCCGTTAACTTTGTGGTTCGTGAAGAACATCTCTGGGCGGTTGCGCGTTATATGCCAGGTAGCATGGGCGAGCTGGACAGCATTGGCCTTTCCGGGAGCGAGATCCGTTTCCACGGTAAAACCCTGCTGGCGCTGGTGGAAAAAGCTCAGCAAACGCCGGATGACGCGCTACCTGAACCGCTGTTGAATCTGATGGACATGCCGGGTTACCGCAAGGCGTTCAAAGACATTAAGGCACTGGTGCAGGACGTTGCAACCGAGAGCAAACTTGGTGCTGAATTGCTGGCGTCGCGTCGTCAGATCAATCAGTTGCTGAACTGGCACTGGAAGCTGAAAACACAGAATGGATTGCCGGAAATGATGGCAGGCTGGCGCGGGGAACTGATGGCCGATCGCCTGAATACGCTGCTGGAAGGGTATCCGCGATAA